The Corynebacterium jeddahense genome has a window encoding:
- a CDS encoding ATP-binding cassette domain-containing protein, giving the protein MVKKSLVENATFSLPGPGFVAICGASGSGKTLLLNTLAGLLPPADGLLRIDGENASAWRMKRRRRFWRERAAIIHQDHGIIPELSCEDNLTLGLSRKQYSKEELLHSLGEVGLDVPFDGPAAILSGGEQQRLAIARALLRGAAYVFADEPTASLDPTNRDQVIALLRRAADGGALVLAATHDAAVIAAADSTLRINDRQVTVSGSARD; this is encoded by the coding sequence ATGGTGAAGAAGTCCCTCGTGGAAAATGCAACGTTTTCCCTACCCGGGCCAGGCTTTGTCGCCATCTGTGGAGCCAGCGGTTCCGGAAAGACTTTGCTGCTCAACACCTTGGCCGGGCTCCTGCCGCCGGCGGACGGCCTCCTCCGGATAGACGGTGAGAATGCCTCCGCGTGGAGGATGAAGCGGAGGCGGAGGTTCTGGCGAGAACGCGCAGCGATAATCCACCAAGACCACGGAATCATTCCCGAACTAAGCTGCGAAGATAACCTCACCCTCGGGCTATCCAGGAAGCAATACTCCAAAGAAGAATTGCTGCACTCCCTCGGCGAAGTCGGTCTTGATGTCCCCTTCGACGGGCCGGCAGCTATTCTCAGCGGAGGCGAGCAGCAGCGGCTGGCGATCGCCCGAGCCCTGCTCCGCGGCGCGGCTTATGTGTTCGCTGACGAGCCGACCGCCTCCCTCGACCCCACTAACCGCGACCAAGTTATCGCGCTCCTGCGGCGAGCTGCGGACGGGGGCGCACTCGTTCTGGCCGCCACGCACGATGCCGCAGTTATTGCTGCCGCTGACAGCACCTTGCGCATCAATGATCGCCAGGTCACAGTCTCCGGCTCTGCGCGGGATTAA
- a CDS encoding HNH endonuclease translates to MSKWSNFVRGEPARQEVLEVALDWIAQRDGVSIDNYMAKHRDDDDCNELQTYFTTVIDWAASVFKMTDSSMRGIAWNKLYEQYGDKGYDATEMTAEARELLSDSQVQSKKGIYEYLLGGKKETRLLSVRVFTEAVKKRVYKRQTDAAEKNGVSNCSYCALGHEGGKAKIWPLKDMDADHVAAWSKGGKTEESNCELLCKSHNRAKGNA, encoded by the coding sequence ATGTCGAAGTGGTCGAATTTCGTGCGCGGTGAACCCGCCCGCCAGGAGGTGCTTGAAGTCGCCCTCGACTGGATCGCTCAGCGTGACGGCGTGAGTATCGACAACTACATGGCTAAGCACCGCGATGACGACGACTGCAATGAACTGCAGACGTACTTCACCACCGTCATCGACTGGGCCGCAAGCGTGTTCAAGATGACGGACAGTTCCATGCGTGGAATCGCATGGAACAAGCTCTATGAGCAGTACGGCGACAAGGGCTACGACGCAACAGAGATGACCGCCGAAGCACGCGAGTTGCTTTCCGACTCGCAGGTTCAGTCGAAGAAGGGTATCTACGAGTACCTTCTCGGCGGCAAGAAAGAGACGCGGCTGCTTAGCGTGCGTGTCTTCACTGAGGCCGTCAAAAAGCGCGTGTACAAGCGCCAGACAGACGCCGCCGAGAAGAACGGTGTCTCGAACTGCTCGTATTGCGCCCTCGGTCACGAGGGGGGCAAGGCGAAGATCTGGCCGCTCAAGGATATGGACGCCGATCACGTCGCCGCCTGGTCGAAGGGCGGCAAGACCGAGGAAAGCAACTGCGAGCTGCTCTGCAAGTCCCACAACCGTGCCAAAGGTAACGCATAG
- a CDS encoding recombinase family protein — MLIGYARVSTSKQGQSLDTQRDALIDAGCDPQHIYSDTISGTKWQRPGLDDALAYMRPDDTLVVTRLDRLGRSLADTVNTIADLAERDINVKVLEPALDTSKPTDKVVINVMASLAEWERDLLVQRTREGVAHARAQGRVAGPKPKLSAEQAQIAKELIEGGKSLSAVGRTFNVSRPTIYRALKRIEADA; from the coding sequence ATGCTCATCGGTTACGCCCGCGTTTCCACCTCGAAGCAGGGGCAGTCACTCGACACCCAGCGCGACGCCCTGATCGACGCTGGTTGCGACCCTCAGCACATCTACTCAGACACCATCTCCGGCACGAAATGGCAACGGCCTGGCCTCGATGACGCGCTGGCGTACATGCGCCCCGACGACACGCTCGTTGTCACACGCTTGGACAGGCTCGGCCGCAGCCTCGCGGACACCGTGAACACCATCGCTGACCTCGCCGAGCGCGACATCAACGTCAAGGTGTTGGAGCCAGCGCTGGACACGTCGAAGCCCACCGACAAGGTGGTCATCAACGTCATGGCAAGTCTTGCCGAGTGGGAGCGTGACCTGCTTGTCCAGCGCACCCGTGAAGGCGTGGCGCACGCCCGCGCACAGGGCAGGGTCGCCGGCCCGAAGCCGAAGCTCAGCGCTGAGCAGGCCCAGATCGCTAAGGAGCTTATCGAGGGCGGCAAGTCCCTCAGCGCAGTAGGCAGGACATTCAACGTCTCGCGGCCGACGATCTATCGCGCTCTCAAGCGCATCGAAGCCGACGCTTAA
- a CDS encoding DUF4192 domain-containing protein produces MSTHSHTLASHGEILANLPGILGFYPNNSLILAFFVDDEGVDTVRLGPVARFDLDEAVEKLTESRERFAAWVHHLELDAVIAYMISDDIAQPIFDETATYLTSGAVHLPPLLGVVQVPEIVTGAAWWSVYQHPLIDEPRHGVVGEVAASAALKQMLEHTGELPEPSKDDIEARLNSTDHGIDAAEHADIIEDALAYIPPMFSDMLQREYEQAAAGITQPSTRAVRSALKCFTTPRLRDTLLAALLDEPQAGLAFIEQVMRAVPTSWPGMRAQLTATVAVLAHATGQPGLAGVAAQRATEIGPDENFPSLVAKLTDIGQGERMVELVREGAEKTRTILFAE; encoded by the coding sequence ATGTCCACTCATTCCCACACGCTTGCATCCCACGGCGAGATCCTCGCGAACCTCCCCGGCATCCTCGGGTTCTACCCGAACAACTCGCTGATCCTCGCGTTCTTCGTCGACGACGAGGGCGTCGACACCGTTCGCCTCGGCCCGGTCGCACGGTTCGACCTGGACGAGGCCGTGGAGAAGCTCACCGAGAGCCGCGAGCGGTTCGCAGCGTGGGTCCACCACCTCGAACTCGACGCTGTTATCGCGTACATGATCAGCGATGACATTGCGCAACCGATCTTCGACGAAACCGCCACGTATCTCACCAGCGGGGCAGTGCACCTACCGCCGCTGCTCGGGGTGGTGCAGGTGCCCGAGATCGTCACCGGGGCTGCCTGGTGGTCTGTGTACCAGCATCCGCTCATCGACGAGCCGCGCCACGGCGTTGTCGGCGAGGTCGCCGCATCGGCGGCGCTTAAGCAGATGCTAGAGCACACCGGCGAGCTGCCGGAGCCGAGCAAAGACGACATCGAGGCACGGTTGAACAGCACCGATCACGGCATCGACGCTGCCGAGCACGCGGACATCATCGAAGACGCGCTGGCGTATATCCCGCCGATGTTCTCCGACATGCTGCAGCGTGAATACGAGCAGGCGGCGGCAGGGATCACCCAGCCGAGCACTCGCGCTGTTCGATCTGCGCTGAAATGCTTCACCACGCCGCGCTTGCGGGATACGCTGCTTGCCGCGCTGCTCGATGAACCGCAGGCGGGCCTTGCGTTCATAGAGCAGGTCATGCGCGCTGTCCCGACCAGCTGGCCAGGGATGCGGGCGCAGCTCACAGCCACTGTTGCAGTGCTTGCGCACGCCACAGGCCAGCCGGGGCTAGCTGGCGTGGCTGCGCAGCGAGCCACCGAGATCGGGCCAGACGAGAACTTCCCGTCGTTGGTAGCGAAGCTAACCGATATCGGCCAAGGTGAGCGGATGGTCGAGCTTGTCCGCGAAGGCGCCGAGAAGACCCGCACGATCTTGTTTGCCGAGTAA
- a CDS encoding single-stranded DNA-binding protein yields MSNPFNNGTIVGNAARAPKLFEHANGGATVKLSVYARNTFKNKATGKVESEIVELTGYVQDAKNPGVFGCIGSGDRVAVSYSLKTDVYTDKDGQKQYPLVARIDTVQLIDSKKESAARAARRGGEAANAALAGADADNDEAPF; encoded by the coding sequence ATGTCCAACCCCTTCAACAACGGCACCATCGTCGGCAACGCAGCTCGCGCACCGAAGCTGTTCGAGCACGCAAACGGTGGTGCGACGGTGAAGCTCAGCGTCTATGCGCGCAACACCTTCAAGAACAAGGCCACCGGCAAGGTGGAAAGCGAGATCGTGGAGCTGACCGGCTACGTCCAGGACGCTAAGAACCCCGGCGTATTCGGCTGCATCGGCTCCGGCGATCGTGTCGCGGTGAGCTACTCGCTGAAAACCGACGTCTACACCGACAAGGACGGCCAGAAGCAGTACCCGCTGGTCGCCCGTATCGACACCGTGCAGCTGATCGACTCCAAGAAAGAGTCCGCTGCGCGCGCAGCCCGTCGCGGAGGCGAGGCGGCGAACGCCGCCCTGGCTGGCGCTGACGCCGACAACGACGAAGCACCGTTCTAA